A region of the Pseudarthrobacter oxydans genome:
CCACTCCCGTAGTGGCCGGTCCGGCTGCTGTCCGGCCTGTCGCCAGTGACAACGTAGCCCGCGGATTCGTGCTCTACATGGGCATCGACGAGGAAACCGCGGCGGCCGCCGGGACCTCCATCGCCAAGCTGGCCCAGGAAATCCGCGCCTACGCCCAGTCCCTGGTGTCCGGGGCCGAAAGCTACGCAGCCGTCGCCGTGGCCCCCGCAGGCACTCCCGGTTCCGCGCTCGATGTCGTCCGTTCCACGTTCGGTGACCCCACCGTCAACACCCGCCCGCGCACTGACGCCGCGCGTCCCGCGCAGGCCCAGGAGCCGCGCCCGTCCGGTGTCCTGATCGACCTCGCCCGCCGCGAAGTCCACCTGGACGGCGAGTCCCTCAACCTGACGTTCAAGGAGTTCGAGCTCCTGAACTACCTTGTGGAGAACGGAACCCGCACCGTGGGCCGCGATGAGCTCCTGGAAGGCCTCTGGCGCAACGCCGAAGAGGTCCCCAACGAGCGCACCATCGACGTCCACATCCGCCGGCTGCGCTCCAAGCTGGGCCGCCTCGCCAACACCGTGCGCACCGTCCGCGGCCAAGGATACCGGTTCTACGAGCACCCCGAAGTGGTTGTCTGGGCCGCTCCTGAATACTCGATCTAGGTCTTTTGCGACCGCGCCAAAGCGGCTTTCTGCCGTGCCTTAGACACCTCCTTCGTTCCTCAGTCGGCGATGCGGCACTACGCAGAAAGTCGCTTTCGCGCGTCCGGACCCTGTGAGCACTGGCCTCCGCAGCTGCCGGGGCTGGGGTCATCGTGCACTTCATTGGCGGGCTATAGGCTAGGGCCATGAGTGGGCACCATCTTCGACGGCTTGTGATCATGCGCCATGCCAAGGCCGACTGGCCGGGCGGGGTGGCCGACCACGAGCGTCCGCTGGAGGAGCGCGGCCACCGGGAGGCGCCCCTGGCCGGCCGCTGGCTGCTCAAGCACAACATCGTCCCGGACTTCATCCTCTGCTCCAGTGCCCTGCGGACCAGGCAGACCTGCACCTGGGTGTGCTCGGAGCTGGGGGACAAAGCGCCCACCCCCAAGCTTGAGGACGGGCTGTACGCTGCCTCAGCACTTCGGATGCTGACGGTCATCAACCACGTTCCGGACACCGTGACCACATTGATGGTGATTTCACACCTGCCGGGGGTCCAGGACCTGGCAATGCACCTCGCCTCGCGGGATTCCGACCACCATGCCTACATGGACGCTGCCACCCGGTACCCCACCAACGCCCTCACCGTCCTGGAGACGGAGAAATCCTGGGCCGAACTGGACGGACAGGACGCCCGCATCACCAAGTTCAAGGTTCCCCGGGCCCACTAACCTGGCGCCCATCCTGCCGGGCCGGCAGGAGTTACCGGCGCGGCGTGGTTTTGGCCCTCGTTTTCGGCGGCGTCCTGGCAGGGGAAGCGGACGACGACGGCCGGTTGGCGGCGCTTGAAGGCACCCGCGCGGGCGCGCGGAGGCCCCCTGCCTGCTGGGCCGGTTTGCGCTGGGCTGTTCCCTTGGCGGCCGGCCTGCCCGCCGCCGTCCGGCCCTTCACGGAAGCGTCCCTGCCGGCCGTGCCCCTTGTTGCCGTGCCCTTTCTTCCGGGGCCCCGTCCAGCCGTACTCCGTCCAGCCGTGCCTTTCCGCGACAGCGCGTGCAGCCGGCGCCCGCGGGGCCAGGCCGCACCGAGGAACAGCACGAGCAGGGTAACCACGGCTGCAGTGGCAGCGCCGAAAAAGTAGTTGTCGGGGTCGTCAGTGGGCAACGGCGTTCCGACGAACGAGGACTGGCCGGCGAAAGCCAGTTCCCACGTGCTGACGAAGGCGAGGGAAAAGCCGATGGTGAGGCTGGTGCCCGCGCCGGCCACGAGCAGGGCTAGGCGCCGCCCCCGGTTCAGGATCTCCGTGATGCAGGCCAGGCACGCCAGCGCCAGGACACCGAGGAACGCAATGAATACCGGCTCGGCTAGCGTCATCCCGGTCAGCACCAGCAGGCCGGCCGCAACAACACCGGAAATAACCGCGAACTTTCCGCTCTTCCCCATGGGTCCAATCATCCCTGAGCTGAGGGTTGCTTCAGCACGTAGCCGCGCATGATGGCCATGATTGCTGCAACGCTTTGGTCACGCGTCCGCTCGGGGTGGTATGTCTGGCGGTCCAGTCCCACCACGAAGCAGGCCCCGAAAATGGCGGTTTCCAGGCTGCCCCGGGAAACCGACGGGTCCACCGGGTATGCCTGCGCCACCTTCTCCACTGCCTCCCCGATCACGCCGAGCAGCTCGCCGCGAAGGACGGCGAAGGTGCCCTGCCACTCGCTGGGCGTACGCCAGTTTTCGCTGACCCAGAGGCGCGCGAAGGACGGGTAGTCCGCCATGAAGTCCAGGGCCTGTCCGATCATTGCCTCCATGGCCAGCAGCGGGTCGCTTGCCCGGGGGCCAGCCCCGGCTTGGCCCCCGGGCTGGCCTGCTCCCTGTTCCGGTGCTCCCAGGAGGCGGGCCTTCAGGATGTCCACCCCATGCCGCAGCAGCTGCGCGATGAGCTCCGACTTGCTGCCGAAGTTGTAGTAGACGGTTCCCTTGGAGACGCCTGCCGCAGCGGCGATCTCATCAACCGTGACGCCGGCCGCACCCCGCTCGCCGATGAGTTCCATGGACGCCTCGAAGAGTTTCTGGCGCGTAGCGGTAGTCCGGGCGGTGCGCAGGCTCTTCGCCGCTACCGGTGGTTCCGTGCTCATACCGCAATCTCAGGTTTCAGCGTCTTCAGGGTCCAGTACTTATTCCGGCGCACCGCAACCGTGGACATGGCCGCCCCCAGGGCGGTATAGCCCACCAGGCCCAGGACCGTGGGTGCGATCATGGTCAGGTCCCCGCCATAGACCAGGTGCCGCATCCCGGCCACTACATAGCCCATGGGCAGGACCTCATGCACCACGTGGAGCGGCTGCGGAGTGGTTTGCCACGGGAAGGTCCCGCCGGAGGACACCAGCTGCAGGACCAGCAGGATGAGCACCACGAGTTTCCCCGGAGAGCCGAGCAGCGCCACAACGCCTTGGATGAGGGCACTGAACGCCATTGCTGCGGCCAGCATAAAGAACCACATCAGGACAGGGTGGGCGGGATTGAGCCCCAGGGCAAGATTCACGACCAGGGTGAGGAGGGTTGCCTGCACCGCCGAGACCGCCAGGAACGGGAGCCAGCCGCCCAGTGCGATCTTCCAGGACGCCGCATTGGACGCCAGCGCCCGCTGGGTGATGGGACGCATTGCCTGGACCAGCATGAAGATGCCGATCCACAGCGCGAGGGCGAGGAAGAACGGTGCCAGCCCGGCCCCGTAGGACTCGGCCTTGGCCTGTGAGACGTTGCTGACCGCCACAGGGTCTGCCATGACGCGGGAGATGTTGCTCTTCTGGGCGTCATCGGGGTTGGGCACCTGCCCGGCGCCTTTGCCGATTTCGTCCGCCAGCGTGCGTGACCCGCCCGCTGCTGTCCCGGCACCATTCATCAGCTGGGCCGCCCCGGCATCCACACTGCTTGCTCCGTCAGCAAGACGGCCGGCCGCGTCGAGCGCGGCCTGTTCTCCGGTGGCCAGTGCGGCAGCCCCGGTGTGCAGCTGGTCGGCGCCGGACGAAGCCTGCGACACGGCGTCCCTCAGTGCCGGCGTGCCAGCGGCGAGCTGCGCCGCGCCGGCACTGACAGACTGTGCCCCGTCCGCCAGTTGCTGGATCTGGGCGGCATCTGCCTGGATTCCCGTTTTGGCGGCAGCCATTGGGCTCGAGCCGGCTGTGGCGTCGAAGTCGGCCAGGATGCTGTCGGCCTGCTCCTGCGTAAGGACGCCTGCCGCGATAAGCCTGCTGTTTGATTCCAGCACTCGTGTCCGGAGCCCCTGGTCTGCGGCTTCCAGTTGGGCTGCAACGTTCTGCACCTTGGCGTTCAGCTGCGCGTTTCCGGCTGCCACCTGGGCTGCACCGGCGGCGAGGGTACGGGAATCGGTGGGCAGCGTGGACGTCTTGTCCTTGAGCGTGGAGAGTCCGCTGCTGAGCTGGCCTGCGCCGTCGGTCAGCTCGTTGGCGCCGTCGCGCAGCTTGGCCTGCCCGGCATAAAGCCCGCCGGCGCCGTTGCTCAGCTCGGAGGTGCCCTCATGGAGGGCGGCGGCTCCGTCGCGGAGCAGCGCCACGCCGTCCGCCACCTGGCCCGCGCCGTCTGCCGCCTTGACCATCTGTGTGTGGATGGTGCCAAAACCCGTCAGCAGCTGGTTGGCCGTTTCCTCGCCCACCTCCGTGGCAACGGTGCTGTGGACGGCAGTGGTGAGTTTATCCACGATGGTGCTCAGGAGGTAGTTGTTGGCATCGTTGGTGGTGACGTTCAGCATTGCCTGGCTGGCGGAATCGAAACTGCCGGGGGACACCAGGTTGGCCGAAAAGTCCCGGGGAATTTTCAGGGCGAACGCGTATTCGCCGTTGCTGACACCTTGGTCCGCCTCTTCCGTGGTGGCTACGGGTATCCAGTGGAACACGTTGCCGTCCACCAGGCTGTCCGCCACCTTCGCCCCCGCGTCAAGCCGCGTTCCGTCGCTGGCCGGGGCTCCGGCGTCCTCAACAACAAGGGCTGCGTCGACGTGGTCGAGGTTGCCATAGGGATCCCAGTTTGCGTAAAGATAGACGGCGCCGTACAGCAGGGGGACCATGGTCAGCGCGAGGATGGTCAGCTTCGGCAGCAGCCCGCCGGTCATCCTCTTGAGTTCGGAGCGGGCCAGCCGCAGTATCGTCATTTGGCAACCTCTGTTTCGAGTTCAGCAGTTTCCGCGGCATCCCCCGTGGCGGCGTTGCCGATGGCAACGCTGGGTCCGTTCCACGACGGCGGGAGGGCGCCAACAGTGGCGACGACGGCGAGCGGCCGTCCGCCGTCGAACGCCAGCCGCTGGAGCCGCGGCAGCCACTCGGAGTCACCGTGCCGGTCGGGGGAATCGACCACCAGCAGGTCCGTGCGCGGATTGGCCAGCGCAAGCGCGGTCAGGAGCTCGAGCCGCCGGCCCGGATCCAGTTGCTCGGTCCAAAGGCCGGCGATGTCCTCGAAGCTGTTCACCTTCAGCCACGGACTGCTGAGCAGGGCGCCCCGGTAGCGGCGCGGGATCAGGGCCAGGTCCTCCGTGACAAGGTCCCGGACGCTGAGGTGCTGCTCCGGCTCGTTGACGCCCGGGGAATCCACCAGGGCGCTCGCCAGCCGGCGCGGCTTGACCCGCTCGCTGCCGTCCCAGGTGATGCGGCCTCCGGTTGCCGTCATCCTGCCGCTGAGGACCAGCGCAAGGGCCGTGCGGCGGTCCTGCCGTCCGCCGGTGGCCAGCAGGAGTTCACCGCGGTTAACGTGGAGGGAAGTGGCCGGAAGCAGGGGGTCCCTGCGCCCCCTGACCGAGAGCAGCTGAGCTGAGAGCAAGATTGGCCTTTCGCAGAATGCGTCCAGCTCCAGCCTAACTAAACTGACCGGTCAGTTCAAATAGCGGCTGGTTCGACGCCCTACAGGCCGTATTTCTCCAGGAGCCGCAGCCAAACCTCACTGATCGTGGGGTAGGAGGGGACCGCATGCCACAGCCGGTCAAGCGGGACCTCGCCCACGACGGCGACCGTAGCGGCGTGCAGGAGCTCGGCGACGTCCGGGCCGGCGAACGTGGCGCCCAGCAGTACCTTCCGGTCCTCGTCGACCACCAGCTGCGCCCACCCCTCATAGTTCTCCGAATGCAGTGAAGACCCGGCCACCTGGATGGGGAGTTCCACCGAAGAGGCGTTGTAGCCGTCCTCGCGGGCAACTTCCAGCGTGCGGCCTACGGTGGCAACCTCAGGATCGGTAAAGACGACGTTGGGTACGGCATGCTGGTTGGCGGTCTGGGAATAGCGGCTCCAGTCCGCCGGCCGCCCGGTCAGTTCGCCCTTGGCCCGGGCCGTGATGGCGTCGCCCGTCGCCCGCGCCTCGTACTTTCCCTGGTGCGTCAGTAGGTTCTTGCCCGCCGCGTCACCCACCGCATACAGCCACGGGTCGTCGCCCGGGATGCCCTCCACCAGGCCGGAACTATCCGTACTGAGGGTCAGGCGGCCGTGGCTGTCCGGCTCGATGCCGACGCTTTCCAGCCCCAGGCCCTCAAGGGCGGGGTGCCTGCCCGTGGAGACGAGGACCTTGTCAGCGATGACCGTTGACCCGCCGGCCAACTGCAAACTGAAGGTGCCGTCGTCGTTCGCAGTGATGCCCTCCGTCACGGTATTGAGCCGGATGTCCACGCCGTCCGCGCGCAGGCCCGCGGCAACCAGACTGGCTGCCTCCTCCGGATAGTTCCCCAGCAGCCTGCTGCGCGCCACGAGCGTCACGGCGGATCCGAGGCGGGCGAACGCCTGGGCCAGCTCCGTCCCGGCAACACCCCCGCCCAGGACAGCCAGCCGCTCCGGAATTTCGCTGGCCGAGGTGGCGTCCCGGGTTCCCCAGACCTGCACGTCCTCAAGCCCTTCGATCGGGGGCATGTTCGGCATTGACCCTGTGGCCAGCACCACCGCGTGTCGCGCCCGCAGCAGGTGGGAGGTGCCGTCCAGCCCCGCAACCTGGACCGCCTTGGGAGCCGTAAGCCAGGCATGGCCCCTGATGAGGTCGATGCCGGAGTCCTTGACCCAGGCAACCTGGCTGTCATCCTGCCAGTTGGACGTGAAATGGTCCCTGCGCTTGAGCACTGCTGCAGCATCCAGGGTCCGCGTGACGGCTTCCTTGGCGCCCGGCGTCGTCTGCGCAGAGTGCAGCGCCGTTCCGGGCCGAAGCAGGGCCTTTGACGGCATGCATGCCCAGTAGGAGCACTCGCCGCCCACCAGCTCCGCCTCCACCAGCACCACGGAGAGGCCGCCCTGGACGGCGCGGTCCGCAACGTTTTCCCCCACGGCGCCTGCGCCGATCACCACAACGTCAAATTCCTGCTTCACAGGCTCGGGCATCATGGGGACAGCCTACGCCCGGGAGAATGCGGATGTGGGTCAACGCAAAAGGTCCGCACCGGCGAACCGGTGCGGACCTTGTTGGTGCGCCCAAAGGGATTCGAACCCCTGACCTTCTGTTCCGTAGACAGACGCTCTATCCAGCTGAGCTATGGGCGCATTCCGTGTTCCTGGAGAAGAACCGCTCTCCCTGAACCTCGAATTACTTTACGCGAGGGTTGGCTGGGATGCCAAATCGAGGGGCGTGTAATCTCGGCTACTAGACCGGTATAGGTGACCTTCGTCACTTTGTCGTAGAATTTCAGCTTGAAGTTCCTTGATTTCCCGCGGAATTCCATTTCTGTGGCCTCAAATCGTCAGCATACGTCCCAAAAACCCCAGTGGTCCGGACCATAGCATTTAGGACACACCGATGAACCCGAGGAAGGGAACCGAAATGGGCGATCTGGCGCAGAAGCCGCTGCTTGAGAAAGCACCCACCACACATGCCGGTCTGCTGGCGTGGGTCGAAGAGGTTGCAGAGCTAACGCAGCCGGACCGCATCTACTGGGTGGACGGGTCCGAAGAGGAAAACACCCGGCTGACCGATGAACTGGTGGCAGCCGGCACCCTGACGCGGCTGAACCAGGAACTGTTTCCGAATTCCTTCGCTGCCTTCTCCGACCCCGCAGACGTAGCCCGCGTTGAGGAGCAGACGTTCATCTGCTCGGAAAACAAGCGTGACGCCGGGTTCACCAACAACTGGATGGCTCCCGCCGAGATGAAGGAAAAGCTGCGCGGGCTGTTCGCCGGCTCCATGCGCGGCCGCACCATGTACGTCATCCCCTTCGTCATGGGCCACCTTGACGCTGAGGACCCCAAGTTCGGCGTCGAGATCACGGACAGCGCCTACGTTGTTGCCTCGATGCGGATCATGGCCAACATCGGAACCGCGGTGCTGGACAAGATCACCGAGACCAACGCGTTCTTCGTCCCTGCCCTGCACTCGCTGGGGGCCCCGCTGGAACCCGGCCAGGCCGACGTCGCATGGCCCTGCAACCCGGACAAGTGGATTGTCCACTTCCCCGAGGAACGGTCCATCTGGTCCTTCGGCTCGGGCTACGGCGGCAACGCCCTCCTGGGCAAGAAGTGCTACGCCCTCCGCATCGCCTCCGTGATGGCCCGCGACGAAGGATGGCTGGCTGAGCACATGCTCATCCTCAAGCTCACCTCGCCGGAGAAGAAGTCGTACTACCTGTCGGCGGCCTTCCCGTCGGCCTGCGGCAAGACCAACCTGGCCCTCCTGGATCCCACCATTGAAGGCTGGGAAGTCGAGACCCTCGGCGATGACATCACCTGGATGCGGATCGGCAAGGAAGGCGAACTGCGCGCCACCAACCCGGAGGCCGGCCTGTTCGGTGTCGCTCCGGGCACCGGCTGGGGCACCAACCCCAACGCCATGCGCGCCATCGCCAAGGGCCACAGCATCTTCACCAACGTGGCCCTCACGGACGACGGGGGCGTGTGGTGGGAGGGCATGACGGACGACGTTCCGGCCCATCTCACCGACTGGGAGGGCAACTCCTGGACTCCGGATTCGGACAAGCCTGCCGCCCACCCGAACTCCCGGTTCTGCACGCCCATCTCCCAGATCGACATGCTGGCCGAGGAATACTACAGCCCCGAAGGCGTGGAGCTTTCCGCCATCCTCTTCGGCGGCCGCCGCAAGACCACGGTTCCCCTGGTGACCCAGGCCCGCAGCTGGACAAACGGCATCTTCATGGGCTCCACGCTCTCCTCGGAGACCACGGCCGCCGCCGCCGGCCAGGTGGGCAGGCTCCGCCGCGACCCCATGGCCATGCTCCCGTTCATCGGCTACGACGCCGGCGACTACCTCAAGCACTGGATCAGTGTCTCGGGGAAGGCCAACCCCGAGCGGCTGCCGCACATCTTCCTGGTGAACTGGTTCCGCCGCACCGCCGACGGCGGCTTCGCCTGGCCGGGCTTCGGGGACAACGCCCGGGTCCTGAAATGGGCCATCGAGCGCATCGAGGGCAAGGCCGCTGCCGTGGAGACGCCCATCGGCTACGTTCCCACCGGTGACTCGCTGGACCTCACGGGCCTGGACCTTACCCACGCACACGTGGAGGAGGCCGTCCGCGTGGACCGGGAGGAATGGGACGCCGAGCTGGCGTCCATCGAGGACTGGTACGCGCAGTTCGGCGATTCACTCCCGGACGCGCTGCGTGCCGAGCTGGACGCCCTGAAGGGGCGCATGGCTGACCACAGCTGACCAGCCGGCATCAAGCAGGCATAACGACGGCGGCGCCGCACCTTTTGGGAAAAGGTGCGGCGCCGCCGTCGTTTCCCACCGGCCCGCCGTCGATTGCTCCGCACCTGTCGTTATGGAACTCCAAAACGACAGGTACGGAGCAATCGATTCAGCTGGCGAGCCAGATGTCGGGGCCGAACACTTCGTAGTGGATCCGGGTGGCCGGGATGCCGGCGTTGATGGCTTCGTTGCGGATGTTCTTCATGAACGGCAGCGGGCCGCACAGGTACAGGGACGCATCCGCCGGCAGATCCACCTCACGCAGGGACATGAAACCTTCCCTGGCTCCGTCCACGGGCTCTTCGAGCCACAGCTGAAGCTCGGCGCCGTCCAGGCGCTCGACGTCGTCCGTCATCTGGCTGCGCAGCGCCCAGCTGTCCAAGGTGCTTTCCGCGTGGAGCACCAGCACCTGCCGTTCGGACCCGGCCTCTGCCAGGGACCGAAGGATGGAAGCGGTGGGGGTGCAGCCGATGCCCGCGGACGCCAGCACCAACGGCCCGTCGCCCTCCTTCAGGGTGATCTCGCCGTAGGGGTTGGAGATCTCCAGGACGTCGCCAACCTGCACGTTGTTGTGGAGCACGGGGGAGACCTCGCCGCCGTCGTCAAGCTTGGTGGTGAAGCTTCGGCTGGTGCCGGCCTCGCCGGAGAGCGAGTACTGGCGCACCTGGCGAAGGCCTTCCGGCAGGGTCACCTTGACGCTGATGTACTGGCCGGGAAGGGCCGGGGTGACCGGGGTGTCGTCGGCCGGTTCGAGGGTGAAGGTCATGGAGCCTGCGCCGGCGGGGGTCTTGGCCGCCACCCGCCACGGCATCCACATCCGGTCATTGGCCTGGGCGGCGTAGAGGCCCTTTTCGAGCTTGATCAGGGCGTCGGCCATCAGCCAGTACACCTCGGTCCAGGCGTCCGCGATTTCCGGGGTGATGACCTCCGCCAGGTCCTCGGCGATCGCGGCGAAGAGGTGCTCGTAGACCACCTGGTACTGCGGTTCGGTGATGCCCAGGGACGCGTGCCGGTGGGCAATGCGGGAGAGGACGGTCTCGGGAAGGGTGCCCGGGTTGTTGACCAGGTGGGTGGCGAAGGCCGCGATACTGCCTGCCAGCGCCTGCTGCTGGTTGCCGGAGCGCTGGTTGGAGCGGCTGAACAGGCCGTCCAGGAGTTCGGGGTGGGCGGCGAACAGGCGGGCGTAGAAATTGGGGGTGATAGCGCCGATCCGGGATCCGACGAGGGGCAGCGTTGCTTCAATGACGGGGCGGGATTTTTCCGAGAGCATGGGAACTCCTGAGGTAGTGACCGGGGCCTTCGTCCGGCCTTTGCGAATACCTGCATTCAAAATGCTGGTTTTCATACCCAATTTCTACATCTTGTAGAAGATGGAAGCAAATCGTCCGGTAATACAGGCCTGGCCCGGGTATCAGAGCCCCGGGCGGAGACCGATCATGCTGAAGACCGGGGCCATTTGGCCGGACACGGGGAGGTCCGCAATGTTGACGGAATCGAGTTCGTGGTAGAACGCCTCGCGCGCCCGGGACAGCGCGGAGCGGAGCCGGCATTCGTTGATCAGGGGGCAGTTCCCGCCGGGAGCCACGCAGTCTGCCGCGTCGGTCCGGGTATCGAGCTGCCGCAGGACCTGCCCCACGGTGGCA
Encoded here:
- a CDS encoding winged helix-turn-helix domain-containing protein produces the protein MSVASGYVHISVRNAAKAGQQTGLRPGFGPRPALAPSASGSNFPAQGYAPQGYNPNSYGQLRAVQPAEAAPMTAPTPVVAGPAAVRPVASDNVARGFVLYMGIDEETAAAAGTSIAKLAQEIRAYAQSLVSGAESYAAVAVAPAGTPGSALDVVRSTFGDPTVNTRPRTDAARPAQAQEPRPSGVLIDLARREVHLDGESLNLTFKEFELLNYLVENGTRTVGRDELLEGLWRNAEEVPNERTIDVHIRRLRSKLGRLANTVRTVRGQGYRFYEHPEVVVWAAPEYSI
- a CDS encoding histidine phosphatase family protein, producing MSGHHLRRLVIMRHAKADWPGGVADHERPLEERGHREAPLAGRWLLKHNIVPDFILCSSALRTRQTCTWVCSELGDKAPTPKLEDGLYAASALRMLTVINHVPDTVTTLMVISHLPGVQDLAMHLASRDSDHHAYMDAATRYPTNALTVLETEKSWAELDGQDARITKFKVPRAH
- a CDS encoding TetR/AcrR family transcriptional regulator — translated: MSTEPPVAAKSLRTARTTATRQKLFEASMELIGERGAAGVTVDEIAAAAGVSKGTVYYNFGSKSELIAQLLRHGVDILKARLLGAPEQGAGQPGGQAGAGPRASDPLLAMEAMIGQALDFMADYPSFARLWVSENWRTPSEWQGTFAVLRGELLGVIGEAVEKVAQAYPVDPSVSRGSLETAIFGACFVVGLDRQTYHPERTRDQSVAAIMAIMRGYVLKQPSAQG
- a CDS encoding YhgE/Pip domain-containing protein; the protein is MTILRLARSELKRMTGGLLPKLTILALTMVPLLYGAVYLYANWDPYGNLDHVDAALVVEDAGAPASDGTRLDAGAKVADSLVDGNVFHWIPVATTEEADQGVSNGEYAFALKIPRDFSANLVSPGSFDSASQAMLNVTTNDANNYLLSTIVDKLTTAVHSTVATEVGEETANQLLTGFGTIHTQMVKAADGAGQVADGVALLRDGAAALHEGTSELSNGAGGLYAGQAKLRDGANELTDGAGQLSSGLSTLKDKTSTLPTDSRTLAAGAAQVAAGNAQLNAKVQNVAAQLEAADQGLRTRVLESNSRLIAAGVLTQEQADSILADFDATAGSSPMAAAKTGIQADAAQIQQLADGAQSVSAGAAQLAAGTPALRDAVSQASSGADQLHTGAAALATGEQAALDAAGRLADGASSVDAGAAQLMNGAGTAAGGSRTLADEIGKGAGQVPNPDDAQKSNISRVMADPVAVSNVSQAKAESYGAGLAPFFLALALWIGIFMLVQAMRPITQRALASNAASWKIALGGWLPFLAVSAVQATLLTLVVNLALGLNPAHPVLMWFFMLAAAMAFSALIQGVVALLGSPGKLVVLILLVLQLVSSGGTFPWQTTPQPLHVVHEVLPMGYVVAGMRHLVYGGDLTMIAPTVLGLVGYTALGAAMSTVAVRRNKYWTLKTLKPEIAV
- a CDS encoding ABC transporter ATP-binding protein: MLSAQLLSVRGRRDPLLPATSLHVNRGELLLATGGRQDRRTALALVLSGRMTATGGRITWDGSERVKPRRLASALVDSPGVNEPEQHLSVRDLVTEDLALIPRRYRGALLSSPWLKVNSFEDIAGLWTEQLDPGRRLELLTALALANPRTDLLVVDSPDRHGDSEWLPRLQRLAFDGGRPLAVVATVGALPPSWNGPSVAIGNAATGDAAETAELETEVAK
- a CDS encoding dihydrolipoyl dehydrogenase family protein; translation: MPEPVKQEFDVVVIGAGAVGENVADRAVQGGLSVVLVEAELVGGECSYWACMPSKALLRPGTALHSAQTTPGAKEAVTRTLDAAAVLKRRDHFTSNWQDDSQVAWVKDSGIDLIRGHAWLTAPKAVQVAGLDGTSHLLRARHAVVLATGSMPNMPPIEGLEDVQVWGTRDATSASEIPERLAVLGGGVAGTELAQAFARLGSAVTLVARSRLLGNYPEEAASLVAAGLRADGVDIRLNTVTEGITANDDGTFSLQLAGGSTVIADKVLVSTGRHPALEGLGLESVGIEPDSHGRLTLSTDSSGLVEGIPGDDPWLYAVGDAAGKNLLTHQGKYEARATGDAITARAKGELTGRPADWSRYSQTANQHAVPNVVFTDPEVATVGRTLEVAREDGYNASSVELPIQVAGSSLHSENYEGWAQLVVDEDRKVLLGATFAGPDVAELLHAATVAVVGEVPLDRLWHAVPSYPTISEVWLRLLEKYGL
- a CDS encoding phosphoenolpyruvate carboxykinase (GTP) — protein: MGDLAQKPLLEKAPTTHAGLLAWVEEVAELTQPDRIYWVDGSEEENTRLTDELVAAGTLTRLNQELFPNSFAAFSDPADVARVEEQTFICSENKRDAGFTNNWMAPAEMKEKLRGLFAGSMRGRTMYVIPFVMGHLDAEDPKFGVEITDSAYVVASMRIMANIGTAVLDKITETNAFFVPALHSLGAPLEPGQADVAWPCNPDKWIVHFPEERSIWSFGSGYGGNALLGKKCYALRIASVMARDEGWLAEHMLILKLTSPEKKSYYLSAAFPSACGKTNLALLDPTIEGWEVETLGDDITWMRIGKEGELRATNPEAGLFGVAPGTGWGTNPNAMRAIAKGHSIFTNVALTDDGGVWWEGMTDDVPAHLTDWEGNSWTPDSDKPAAHPNSRFCTPISQIDMLAEEYYSPEGVELSAILFGGRRKTTVPLVTQARSWTNGIFMGSTLSSETTAAAAGQVGRLRRDPMAMLPFIGYDAGDYLKHWISVSGKANPERLPHIFLVNWFRRTADGGFAWPGFGDNARVLKWAIERIEGKAAAVETPIGYVPTGDSLDLTGLDLTHAHVEEAVRVDREEWDAELASIEDWYAQFGDSLPDALRAELDALKGRMADHS
- a CDS encoding globin domain-containing protein, which codes for MLSEKSRPVIEATLPLVGSRIGAITPNFYARLFAAHPELLDGLFSRSNQRSGNQQQALAGSIAAFATHLVNNPGTLPETVLSRIAHRHASLGITEPQYQVVYEHLFAAIAEDLAEVITPEIADAWTEVYWLMADALIKLEKGLYAAQANDRMWMPWRVAAKTPAGAGSMTFTLEPADDTPVTPALPGQYISVKVTLPEGLRQVRQYSLSGEAGTSRSFTTKLDDGGEVSPVLHNNVQVGDVLEISNPYGEITLKEGDGPLVLASAGIGCTPTASILRSLAEAGSERQVLVLHAESTLDSWALRSQMTDDVERLDGAELQLWLEEPVDGAREGFMSLREVDLPADASLYLCGPLPFMKNIRNEAINAGIPATRIHYEVFGPDIWLAS
- a CDS encoding Rrf2 family transcriptional regulator, encoding MKINAFADVSLRALMVLAAAPAGALLTTQNIADSVGTPYNHVSKAMAKLRTLGYLEVVRGRTGGSRLSHAGRNATVGQVLRQLDTRTDAADCVAPGGNCPLINECRLRSALSRAREAFYHELDSVNIADLPVSGQMAPVFSMIGLRPGL